The following nucleotide sequence is from Luteolibacter sp. Y139.
TGAATACCTTGCTCAAGACCACTGCCCTCTTTGCGGCGTTCTCTTCCACGGGCTTCGCGGCTCCCGAGATCGTCCTCGCTGATTTTGAAAAGAGCACCTACGAACCGTGGACGGTGACGGGCGAAGCCTTCGGCCCCGGACCGGCGCAGGGTGCATTGCCTGGACAGATGGGAGTCGACGGCTTTCGCGGCAAGGGCTTGGTGAACACCTTCTTCAATGGTGATGATACGATCGGAACGCTGACCTCGCCGGAGTTCCGGATTGATCGGAAGTTCATTGGCTTCCTCATCGGTGGCGGAAAGAACGAGCAGGGACTCGCGCTGCAGCTGCTGGTGGATGGCAAGGTGGTGCGAAGCGCCACCGGCAACAACGACCGGCCTGGTGGCAGCGAGGAGCTTCAGCAAGAGTCATGGGATGTTTCCGATCTCGCAGGCAAGAAGGCGGTGCTGAAGATCGTGGACGATGCGAAGGGCGGCTGGGGGCACCTCACCGTGGACCAAATCGTCCAGACGGATACCAAGCCGAAGGGCGTGGTGAGCGGAGTCGAGCGATCCTTCACGGCGACGACGCGTTACCTGAACATTCCAATCAAGAACGGCGCGCCCCACCGCGTGGTCACGCTGCTGGTGGACGGCAAGGTCATTGTTAGAAACGACATCGAGCTCGCCGATGGTCCTGCCGACTGGTGGGCGCCGATGGACGTGAGCGCGTGGAAGGGCAAGAAGCTCACGCTGCGCGTGGACAAGCTTCACGAGGACTCGAAGGCGCTCGCTGCGGTTGATCCGGGAAACGAGATCAAGAATGCGGACAACCTTTACGAAGAACCCTTGCGCGGGCAGTTCCACTTCTCGCCGATGCGCGGCTGGAACAACGACCCGAACGGGATGGTATTCTACAACGGCGAGTATCACCTGTTCTTCCAGCACAATCCCTATGGCTGGGCCTGGGGAAACATGACCTGGGGCCATGCGGTGAGCAAAGACATGGTGCACTGGGAGGAACTCCCTTCCGCGCTACTGCCGGATGAAATGGGGCCGATGTTCAGCGGCGGCGCTGTCGTGGACTGGAAGAACACCAGCGGCTTCGGCAAGGACGGCAAGCCGCCGATGGTCGTCTTCTACACCGCGGCGGGGAACCCGACCGTGCAGTGCATGGCCTACAGCAACGATGGCCGACACTTCACGAAGTACGAGGGCAATCCCATCATCAAGGAAATCAGTGGCGGCAACCGCGACCCGAAGGTGGTCTGGCATGAGCCAACCAAGAGCTGGGTGCTGGTCTTCTACGTCGAGCTCGGTGGCGTGCACACGATGCACTTCTTCACCTCGCCAAACCTCAAGGAGTGGACCTTTGCCAGCAAGATCGACGGGTTCTTCGAGTGTCCCGAATTCTTCGAGGCACCGGTGGATGGCGATGCCACGAAGAAGAAATGGGTGCTGTCAGGAGCCAGCAGCGACTATCGGATCGGCAGCTTTGACGGGAAGACCTTCACGCCGGAGACGTCGATGCTGCCCGGACAGCGGGGCAAGGACTTCTATGCTGCGCAGGCATTCAGCGATCAACCCGACGGGCGACATATCCTGATCGGATGGTGGCGCACGGAGACGCGTGGCATGCCTTTCAATCAGTCGATGTCCATCCCGCTGGACCTGCGTCTCGTCCAGACGGCGGAGGGGCCGCGCTTGACCTACACGCCGGTGAAGGAACTCGAAGCGCTGCGTGCCA
It contains:
- a CDS encoding glycoside hydrolase family 32 protein; the protein is MNTLLKTTALFAAFSSTGFAAPEIVLADFEKSTYEPWTVTGEAFGPGPAQGALPGQMGVDGFRGKGLVNTFFNGDDTIGTLTSPEFRIDRKFIGFLIGGGKNEQGLALQLLVDGKVVRSATGNNDRPGGSEELQQESWDVSDLAGKKAVLKIVDDAKGGWGHLTVDQIVQTDTKPKGVVSGVERSFTATTRYLNIPIKNGAPHRVVTLLVDGKVIVRNDIELADGPADWWAPMDVSAWKGKKLTLRVDKLHEDSKALAAVDPGNEIKNADNLYEEPLRGQFHFSPMRGWNNDPNGMVFYNGEYHLFFQHNPYGWAWGNMTWGHAVSKDMVHWEELPSALLPDEMGPMFSGGAVVDWKNTSGFGKDGKPPMVVFYTAAGNPTVQCMAYSNDGRHFTKYEGNPIIKEISGGNRDPKVVWHEPTKSWVLVFYVELGGVHTMHFFTSPNLKEWTFASKIDGFFECPEFFEAPVDGDATKKKWVLSGASSDYRIGSFDGKTFTPETSMLPGQRGKDFYAAQAFSDQPDGRHILIGWWRTETRGMPFNQSMSIPLDLRLVQTAEGPRLTYTPVKELEALRAKSHRIAPQSLKPGDKNPLDDIRAELVEVRAEFEPGEADEVIFNIRDVMVVYDAKKQEFSVNGHRAPAPLIDGKQRITIFCDRTGVEAFASDGLCFIPMPINLKGENRRLYLETRGGAAKIASLEVHELRSAWKTK